A part of Actinobaculum sp. 313 genomic DNA contains:
- the casA gene encoding type I-E CRISPR-associated protein Cse1/CasA, translated as MTDSFNLLDEPWIRIARLDGSPVQLSLLGIFREAHAISGIHGEIASQDIAILRLLLAICHRTMNGPDNEETWLDYWDNPELLADDAIAYLEGHRPRFDLRDSTAPFFQVAGIHSASDKVSGLESLIIDVPNGEPFFTTRGGEGLERISWAEAARWLIHAHAFDPSGIHTGAVGDPSVKGGKGYPIGPGWTGQIGVIAVEGETLLRTLLLNTVVPGENSGLRRVEEDLPPWERELDGPAGSLDLQPTGPVSCFTWQTRRILLHGDDDGVTGVFLGNGDKATPQDRFHYEPMSAWRYSDPQSKKLKRTVYMPRKLPTDRALWRGLPSLVSQLSPSITVKGAGEVQRFINPGVLRFHRWLMAEEYVLNRGLISVHAVGMQYGSQEAVVEELVDDTLAIPAALLAPGNERLVDVVHDAMEEAEQVAAAVRNLGGNLARAQGAEPDRVNVAAKQAGIAFYLVLDQQFPRWLAALDGADPDAARDEWRGVLRKEARTQADALAAAAPATAVTGHGEGSSRVDLGKALAWFYAALNKTLPRPETSSRSEVDTKPNDKRKEGE; from the coding sequence ATGACCGACTCCTTCAACCTACTCGATGAGCCTTGGATCCGGATTGCCCGGCTTGATGGCTCCCCTGTCCAGCTTTCCTTGCTTGGCATCTTTCGTGAAGCGCATGCGATTAGCGGCATCCACGGTGAAATTGCCAGCCAGGACATCGCGATCTTGCGATTGCTGTTAGCGATCTGCCACCGCACCATGAACGGCCCCGATAACGAAGAGACCTGGCTGGACTACTGGGACAATCCCGAACTCCTGGCAGATGATGCCATCGCTTATTTGGAAGGTCACCGTCCTCGCTTCGACTTACGGGATTCGACTGCACCCTTCTTCCAAGTAGCCGGAATCCATTCCGCATCCGATAAAGTCTCCGGGCTGGAATCACTTATCATCGACGTGCCAAATGGAGAGCCATTCTTCACAACTCGCGGCGGCGAGGGGCTTGAACGGATTTCTTGGGCGGAGGCCGCGCGATGGCTCATCCATGCCCACGCCTTCGACCCATCTGGCATCCACACAGGTGCGGTCGGCGACCCGAGCGTCAAGGGCGGAAAAGGTTACCCCATCGGTCCGGGATGGACCGGGCAAATCGGGGTCATCGCCGTCGAAGGTGAGACGCTACTGCGCACTCTGCTACTCAATACCGTCGTGCCGGGAGAGAATTCGGGCTTGAGAAGGGTGGAAGAGGATTTGCCGCCCTGGGAGCGCGAGTTAGACGGTCCAGCGGGTTCTTTGGACTTGCAACCGACGGGCCCAGTGTCATGTTTTACATGGCAAACCCGGCGTATCTTGCTCCACGGCGACGATGACGGCGTCACCGGTGTTTTCCTCGGGAACGGTGATAAGGCCACCCCGCAAGATCGATTTCATTACGAGCCGATGAGCGCGTGGCGCTACTCGGATCCGCAGTCGAAGAAACTCAAGCGCACCGTCTACATGCCACGTAAGCTTCCCACTGATCGGGCGCTGTGGCGCGGCCTGCCAAGCTTGGTCTCGCAGCTCAGCCCTTCCATCACCGTGAAAGGGGCCGGGGAAGTACAGCGCTTCATAAACCCGGGTGTACTCCGTTTCCACCGCTGGCTTATGGCAGAGGAATACGTTCTCAATCGTGGGTTGATTTCCGTCCATGCGGTGGGCATGCAGTATGGCTCACAAGAAGCCGTGGTTGAGGAATTGGTCGACGATACTCTAGCTATTCCGGCCGCGCTTCTTGCACCGGGTAATGAGCGTTTAGTAGATGTGGTTCACGACGCCATGGAAGAAGCCGAGCAGGTAGCAGCGGCCGTGCGTAATCTCGGTGGAAACCTAGCACGCGCTCAGGGAGCCGAACCTGACCGGGTAAACGTTGCTGCAAAGCAAGCCGGGATCGCGTTCTATCTAGTCCTAGACCAACAGTTCCCTCGCTGGCTCGCGGCACTTGACGGAGCAGACCCGGATGCAGCACGCGACGAATGGCGGGGCGTGCTGCGCAAAGAAGCACGCACGCAGGCCGATGCCCTTGCTGCAGCTGCGCCGGCCACCGCCGTGACCGGACATGGAGAAGGCTCATCTCGAGTTGATCTGGGCAAGGCTCTTGCCTGGTTCTACGCGGCTCTCAACAAAACACTCCCAAGGCCGGAAACATCCTCACGGTCAGAAGTTGATACCAAGCCCAACGACAAAAGAAAGGAAGGAGAATGA
- the cas3 gene encoding CRISPR-associated helicase Cas3', with protein sequence MELPGLMIVEDATGGGKTEAALLAAEILAARTGRSGLLFALPTQATTDAMFARELTWLDHIEEAYSASGAPSVFATSLLHGRARLNTKAAMLRRKGYEIHERLLGSLGEDADDIAAGPTPENSHTTPLPGEIGWDEVEARANASTRVSSRTTPTEHQTDIAILSWFNGRKKSMLSDFVVTTVDHLLFGAMRSPHLALRHLGLSRKIVIVDEVHSYSTYMNVYLDRALTWVAAMGVPVILLSATLSEERCSALVNAYRDGLNVAQGLKSRTTAITSNVAARLNTPFPCVVTVGSSDSHVSPTQSSGRRSTTTVQSLRDDVDLTSFFREHLADGGCALVVRNTVRRAQNTYLELRKVFGEDVSLHHAGFTVSDRQAKDADLLARFGPPGREEQGTQRQIKRPERAIVVATQVVEQSLDVDFDLLITDLAPFDLILQRMGRLHRHRRPRPPRLTEPLCYVQCLPSPGKPDPHLEHGAKAIYGTYDLLRTAATINEVLERGGTVSVPDDVHHLMETVYGNEGTSPPAWAEALAEALSDAEKEKRSKAEAAETFLLHPPKPAAPSTSLVQWLDGTASDNEEKGRAQVRDGEDSLEVILLDASDAELRTLSTAPEAPGVRIPTDRVPDKPTVRAMMLSAVRLPASLTSGRKIDDAINSLEKCVVAPWQDDYNLQGQLFLPLVDGVATLLGKRLTYDSATGLMEVPKE encoded by the coding sequence ATGGAGCTGCCCGGTCTTATGATCGTTGAAGACGCGACCGGAGGAGGCAAGACCGAGGCCGCACTGCTTGCGGCAGAGATTCTGGCCGCTCGAACCGGCCGCTCCGGGCTTCTCTTCGCACTGCCCACGCAGGCAACCACAGATGCGATGTTCGCACGCGAACTCACGTGGCTTGATCACATTGAAGAGGCATACTCCGCAAGCGGTGCTCCTTCGGTCTTCGCGACTAGCCTGCTACACGGGCGTGCTCGCCTGAACACGAAGGCCGCGATGCTGCGCCGAAAGGGGTATGAGATCCATGAGCGACTTCTCGGCAGTCTGGGTGAGGATGCCGACGACATCGCAGCGGGCCCCACACCGGAAAACAGCCACACCACGCCGCTACCGGGCGAGATTGGCTGGGACGAGGTCGAAGCGCGAGCCAATGCGAGTACGCGAGTCTCAAGTCGCACAACACCGACAGAGCACCAAACGGATATTGCAATCCTCTCCTGGTTCAACGGGAGAAAGAAGTCCATGCTCTCCGACTTCGTTGTAACGACGGTCGATCACCTTCTATTCGGGGCGATGCGTTCCCCGCACCTTGCCCTTCGTCATCTCGGGCTTTCCCGCAAGATAGTAATCGTGGACGAGGTGCACTCCTACTCCACCTATATGAATGTTTATCTGGATCGAGCTCTGACCTGGGTTGCCGCTATGGGGGTACCTGTCATCTTGCTCTCTGCCACACTGTCGGAAGAGCGGTGCTCGGCGCTGGTGAATGCGTACCGGGATGGACTCAATGTGGCACAAGGCCTAAAATCGCGGACAACCGCTATCACCTCAAACGTGGCCGCCCGACTGAACACTCCCTTTCCATGCGTGGTAACAGTAGGATCCTCGGACAGTCATGTTTCCCCTACCCAGTCATCCGGGCGGCGAAGTACCACCACCGTTCAATCGCTGCGCGACGACGTCGACCTGACGTCCTTCTTCCGCGAGCACTTGGCCGACGGCGGTTGCGCGCTCGTGGTGCGTAACACGGTACGTCGGGCACAGAACACCTACCTGGAACTCCGCAAGGTGTTCGGTGAGGATGTCTCGCTGCACCACGCCGGCTTCACAGTCTCCGACCGGCAAGCCAAAGATGCTGACTTGCTGGCGCGTTTCGGACCTCCGGGCCGCGAAGAGCAAGGCACTCAACGCCAGATAAAGCGTCCAGAGCGTGCCATCGTCGTCGCCACACAAGTAGTTGAGCAATCCTTAGATGTCGATTTCGACCTGCTCATCACCGATCTTGCGCCCTTCGATCTCATCCTGCAACGCATGGGGCGGTTGCACCGCCACCGACGGCCACGGCCTCCCCGCCTGACGGAGCCGCTTTGCTACGTTCAGTGCCTGCCATCGCCGGGAAAGCCAGACCCACACTTAGAGCACGGCGCGAAGGCAATTTACGGCACATACGACCTGCTGAGAACCGCGGCCACCATCAATGAGGTGCTGGAACGCGGCGGAACCGTATCGGTACCAGACGATGTCCATCATCTGATGGAGACCGTGTACGGCAACGAAGGTACCTCACCGCCCGCGTGGGCGGAAGCGCTTGCAGAAGCCTTGAGTGACGCAGAGAAAGAGAAACGCTCCAAAGCGGAAGCTGCAGAAACCTTCCTTCTGCACCCACCCAAGCCAGCTGCCCCAAGTACGTCACTAGTCCAATGGCTTGATGGCACTGCGAGCGATAACGAAGAAAAGGGCCGTGCCCAGGTCCGCGACGGCGAAGACTCTCTCGAAGTGATTCTTCTCGATGCCTCAGATGCGGAGCTCCGCACGCTCAGCACAGCCCCCGAAGCGCCGGGCGTTCGTATCCCCACTGACCGAGTACCCGATAAGCCAACGGTCCGAGCCATGATGCTCTCCGCCGTCCGCTTGCCCGCAAGTCTCACAAGCGGACGCAAAATCGATGATGCAATCAATTCACTCGAAAAATGTGTCGTAGCCCCATGGCAGGATGATTACAACTTGCAGGGGCAGCTCTTCCTACCGCTAGTAGATGGTGTCGCCACGCTACTGGGAAAACGTCTGACCTACGACTCTGCGACCGGATTAATGGAGGTCCCGAAAGAATGA
- the moaA gene encoding GTP 3',8-cyclase MoaA, whose protein sequence is MNATSVPTPARAKPVVLEEATAPATTGLVDRFGRVARDLRVSLTDKCNLRCQYCMPAEGITPLPTARLLSDAEIIRLVRLAVEQLGIREVRFTGGEPLLRKGLENIVAATAALRTDLGTAPDISLTTNGLGLTHRAAALKEAGLARVNISMDAASAETYAKLTRRNRYDDAVAGAAAATAAGLHPVKLNAVLLPGVNAYEAPALLAQALRGGYRLRFIEFMPLGPRNSWKREELLTADDILAVLSEHFTLTPRPAAERGAAPAQEWEVVAGFFDGQAHPAGRVGIIASVTRPFCGDCDRTRLTADGQIRTCLFAAGETDLRGPLRAGASDAELAEIWRHAMWGKQAGHGMDDPAFLQPTRPMSAIGG, encoded by the coding sequence ATGAACGCCACGTCTGTCCCGACGCCCGCGAGGGCGAAGCCGGTGGTGTTGGAAGAGGCTACTGCGCCCGCCACCACCGGCCTCGTCGACCGTTTTGGCCGGGTGGCTCGCGACCTGCGCGTTTCGCTCACTGACAAGTGCAACCTACGCTGCCAGTACTGCATGCCCGCCGAGGGGATCACGCCGCTGCCCACTGCCCGCCTGCTCAGCGACGCGGAAATCATCCGCCTGGTCCGCCTCGCCGTCGAACAACTCGGAATCCGTGAGGTCCGCTTCACGGGCGGGGAACCGCTCCTGCGCAAAGGGCTGGAGAACATCGTTGCTGCAACCGCCGCCCTACGTACAGACCTCGGCACCGCGCCCGATATCTCACTGACCACCAACGGTCTTGGCCTTACCCATCGCGCTGCCGCGCTGAAAGAGGCCGGTCTTGCGCGCGTGAACATCTCGATGGACGCTGCCTCCGCCGAGACATACGCCAAGCTCACGCGTCGTAATCGGTACGACGACGCCGTCGCCGGTGCAGCTGCTGCCACAGCCGCCGGGCTGCACCCGGTCAAACTCAATGCCGTTCTACTACCCGGCGTCAACGCGTACGAGGCTCCCGCGCTCTTGGCTCAGGCCCTGCGCGGAGGCTACCGGCTCCGCTTTATTGAATTCATGCCGCTTGGCCCCCGGAATTCGTGGAAACGGGAGGAACTCCTTACGGCCGATGACATTCTTGCTGTCTTGAGTGAGCACTTCACCCTCACGCCACGCCCGGCTGCCGAACGCGGTGCCGCCCCCGCGCAGGAATGGGAGGTGGTCGCTGGGTTTTTCGACGGGCAGGCGCATCCGGCAGGTCGGGTCGGCATTATTGCCTCCGTGACCAGGCCGTTTTGCGGCGACTGCGACCGTACCCGTCTCACCGCCGACGGGCAGATACGCACCTGCCTTTTCGCGGCGGGGGAGACAGACCTACGCGGGCCGCTGCGTGCTGGCGCTTCCGACGCCGAATTGGCCGAGATCTGGCGGCACGCCATGTGGGGTAAACAAGCCGGTCACGGCATGGATGACCCCGCCTTCTTGCAGCCGACCCGGCCCATGAGCGCTATTGGCGGCTAG
- a CDS encoding MoaD/ThiS family protein: MTIRMRYFAAAADAAGTREETVELAEGTVTDLRTQLLARHSPEFGATLQICALLVNGTRAADDTPLPSGDVMVDVLPPFAGG, translated from the coding sequence ATGACGATTCGGATGCGTTACTTCGCCGCCGCAGCTGATGCGGCGGGAACGCGTGAGGAAACCGTGGAGCTCGCCGAGGGCACCGTCACAGATCTTCGCACCCAGTTGCTTGCCCGCCATTCCCCTGAATTCGGCGCGACTCTGCAGATTTGTGCGCTGCTGGTAAATGGCACGCGTGCCGCTGATGACACCCCGCTGCCCTCGGGCGATGTGATGGTCGACGTGCTTCCTCCATTCGCGGGCGGATAG
- a CDS encoding molybdenum cofactor biosynthesis protein MoaE: MSHPRISVITVSDRCARGERTDVSGPLAAELMRPYGEVNAPVVVPDGIASVQEALRAAVAGGADVVLTTGGTGITTRDLTPEATTALLAARLGGIESLLRANPRVPTAALSRGVAGIMEHAGRRAFVVNAPGSTGGVRDAVAVVGPLLAHITAGLTDVEATAPHPPREETATLAAHQRRDRAEHELRQDAHAKATWKAQHRGMPEHGDTTVVRAEVVDVPIDMRMLDDDVAYPTAGAVATFCGRVRNHDEARAVVSIHYEAHPDANAVIRCVAEEVAEKSGACRIAVRHRVGPLEVGDAALGAAVSASHRREAFQALEQLIEAVKLQLPVWKKQEFADGTHAWTGSA, encoded by the coding sequence ATGTCGCATCCACGCATTAGCGTCATCACAGTGTCCGACCGCTGCGCCCGCGGCGAGCGCACAGACGTTTCCGGGCCGTTGGCTGCCGAACTCATGCGCCCGTATGGCGAGGTGAACGCGCCGGTTGTTGTGCCAGACGGCATTGCCTCCGTTCAGGAGGCCCTCCGCGCCGCCGTCGCCGGTGGAGCAGACGTGGTACTGACCACCGGAGGCACAGGGATCACTACCCGCGATCTCACGCCGGAGGCAACCACTGCCCTGCTAGCAGCTCGGCTCGGTGGCATCGAGTCGCTATTGCGCGCGAACCCACGCGTTCCAACGGCCGCACTCTCACGTGGAGTTGCCGGAATTATGGAGCACGCCGGTCGGCGGGCCTTCGTCGTGAACGCTCCCGGCTCGACCGGCGGGGTGCGCGACGCCGTCGCCGTTGTCGGTCCGCTTCTCGCACATATCACGGCCGGACTGACGGACGTTGAGGCCACCGCCCCACATCCGCCGCGAGAGGAGACCGCTACCCTGGCGGCCCATCAGCGCCGTGATCGGGCGGAACACGAACTGCGGCAGGACGCTCATGCCAAGGCGACGTGGAAGGCGCAGCACCGCGGCATGCCAGAGCATGGGGACACCACCGTGGTGCGCGCCGAAGTCGTCGATGTGCCGATTGATATGCGCATGCTCGACGACGACGTCGCCTATCCCACCGCGGGTGCGGTTGCAACGTTTTGCGGGCGGGTACGCAACCATGACGAGGCACGAGCGGTGGTATCTATCCACTATGAGGCGCATCCGGATGCGAATGCCGTGATCCGCTGCGTGGCAGAAGAGGTTGCGGAGAAAAGCGGTGCGTGCAGAATCGCGGTCCGGCACCGTGTCGGACCGCTAGAAGTGGGAGATGCCGCTCTGGGCGCGGCGGTGTCAGCCTCGCATCGCCGCGAGGCCTTTCAGGCTTTGGAACAGCTGATTGAAGCGGTGAAGCTGCAGCTGCCGGTGTGGAAGAAGCAGGAATTCGCGGACGGAACACATGCGTGGACAGGCAGCGCGTAG
- a CDS encoding ThiF family adenylyltransferase encodes MEALAKPVAELSAAQRGRYARQILLEGFGSLAQRRLLGARVLVVGAGGLGSPVLLYLAGAGVGTIGIIDDDAVDSSNLHRQVIHTLNAVGLPKVTSAAAHLRALNPDVQVIEYPQRLSESNAREVIAEYDLVIDGTDNFLTRYVIDAACSDLSIPEVWGSILRYAGQVSVFWTGERAYSHGVPAPGVCLRDLFPAPPPPGAVPGCGEAGVLGSLCGQVGAIMASEAIKMLTGTGEPLLGKVLVVDSLKGRTDMVDVHGAEDRPEPLRGEVLSAACASPMPGGAATPRQAGVPGGAAAQGANSATSSDVTVEQLAELLAARESGQEDFTLVDVREENERAINAIPGSVHLPLGRILADPQAARGELGGGLLYLYCLAGGRSQKATDALKAAGADAVNVEGGIRAWWARIDPDMPQY; translated from the coding sequence GTGGAGGCACTCGCGAAACCTGTGGCAGAGCTCTCCGCGGCGCAACGCGGCCGTTATGCGCGGCAGATCCTCTTGGAGGGATTCGGGTCGCTTGCCCAGCGGCGCCTGCTCGGTGCGCGCGTGCTGGTTGTGGGGGCCGGTGGCCTTGGTTCTCCCGTTTTGCTGTACTTGGCCGGCGCTGGAGTGGGGACCATTGGCATTATCGACGACGACGCCGTCGACTCGTCGAATCTGCACCGGCAGGTGATCCACACGCTTAACGCGGTTGGCCTGCCGAAGGTGACAAGCGCGGCGGCCCACCTGCGCGCTCTGAATCCAGATGTGCAGGTGATCGAATATCCGCAGCGCTTGAGCGAATCCAATGCTCGGGAGGTAATCGCCGAGTATGACCTGGTGATCGACGGTACGGACAACTTCCTGACGCGCTATGTGATTGATGCGGCCTGCTCGGACCTCTCCATCCCGGAGGTGTGGGGCTCTATTCTGCGCTACGCCGGGCAGGTCTCAGTGTTTTGGACGGGAGAGCGGGCATATTCCCACGGGGTCCCCGCACCGGGAGTGTGCCTGCGTGACCTCTTCCCGGCCCCGCCGCCTCCTGGTGCTGTACCCGGTTGTGGCGAGGCGGGCGTGCTCGGTTCGCTGTGCGGGCAAGTGGGTGCCATTATGGCAAGCGAAGCCATCAAAATGCTGACAGGCACAGGAGAGCCGCTGCTCGGGAAGGTGCTTGTCGTCGACTCTCTGAAAGGTAGGACGGACATGGTAGACGTACATGGTGCGGAAGACAGGCCGGAGCCGCTGCGCGGCGAGGTGTTGAGCGCCGCCTGTGCTTCGCCGATGCCGGGCGGCGCTGCGACGCCGCGTCAGGCCGGGGTTCCTGGTGGTGCTGCGGCGCAGGGGGCCAATTCTGCGACGTCGTCGGACGTCACGGTAGAGCAACTCGCCGAACTGCTGGCTGCCCGGGAGTCCGGCCAGGAAGACTTCACGCTGGTGGACGTGCGGGAGGAAAACGAGCGTGCCATCAATGCCATTCCCGGTTCGGTGCATCTGCCACTGGGCAGGATCCTCGCCGATCCGCAGGCGGCACGAGGCGAGCTTGGTGGCGGTCTACTGTACCTGTACTGCCTTGCTGGCGGGCGTTCGCAAAAGGCGACCGATGCACTCAAGGCGGCAGGCGCCGATGCCGTGAACGTTGAAGGTGGGATCCGTGCGTGGTGGGCGCGCATTGATCCGGACATGCCGCAGTACTGA
- the glp gene encoding gephyrin-like molybdotransferase Glp produces MKEVAQHFADVLSLGRPLAVTEVPLAQARGLTLGADVPARLPIPPFTNSAMDGFAIRAADVHPGISLPVVGDIPAGATTPPRLRPGTALRIMTGAPLPPGADAVLQVELTENPSRNMRADPPPQIVPTAVITAGMHIRRAGEDVVAGATAFHAGTVLTPAHLSALAALGYASAPVHTRPRVGVLTTGDELRAPGADLLPGQIPDSNSLLVAQLVEEHDAVARVHHWAGDEPTAFSADLDELAMDVDLILTTGGVSAGAFDVVKAALAHRGVLFEKVGMQPGKPQGWGVLQAGGATAMQRRSVPILCLPGNPVSVFVSMQLFALPLLDKLLGRAVTPYEEMFQPARAAAGWERKPGRVQFLPCVRVATKVGFPEGNGADYQAGNYTENQAGSAAKDGTEDEAKQAAKGGMRDSTETPANGPVEGTGGSKEIPGLPRTAPAEEQSVTEDPAVAVQIAHMPRIAPATSGGSGSHLIGSLPLATGLARVAADRACVAAGDDVDVLWLKAQRR; encoded by the coding sequence GTGAAAGAAGTTGCGCAACACTTTGCGGACGTGTTGAGTCTGGGCCGTCCACTCGCGGTGACGGAAGTGCCGCTGGCACAGGCGCGAGGTTTGACCCTTGGAGCAGATGTGCCTGCTCGCCTGCCCATCCCGCCCTTCACCAATTCAGCGATGGATGGTTTCGCGATCCGCGCCGCCGATGTACATCCCGGCATTTCCCTGCCCGTGGTCGGCGACATCCCCGCCGGGGCTACGACCCCGCCGCGGCTACGCCCCGGTACCGCGCTGCGCATAATGACCGGCGCTCCGCTGCCACCCGGTGCCGATGCGGTTTTACAAGTTGAACTCACCGAGAATCCATCCCGGAACATGCGGGCCGATCCGCCGCCGCAGATCGTCCCCACAGCCGTCATCACCGCAGGCATGCATATTCGCCGTGCTGGGGAAGATGTTGTGGCTGGTGCCACCGCGTTTCACGCGGGGACCGTGCTGACCCCGGCGCACCTTTCTGCCCTGGCAGCACTGGGCTACGCGAGCGCGCCCGTCCACACCCGGCCACGCGTGGGTGTGCTGACCACCGGCGATGAGTTGCGCGCTCCGGGCGCGGACCTGCTACCCGGCCAAATCCCGGACTCCAACTCGCTGCTGGTGGCACAACTGGTCGAGGAACACGACGCCGTCGCCCGGGTTCATCACTGGGCGGGAGATGAGCCGACTGCCTTCAGCGCGGACTTGGATGAGCTGGCGATGGACGTGGACTTGATCCTCACCACCGGCGGTGTCAGTGCCGGAGCCTTCGACGTCGTGAAAGCCGCACTTGCGCACCGAGGTGTGCTCTTTGAGAAAGTCGGCATGCAGCCGGGAAAACCACAAGGATGGGGAGTGTTGCAGGCCGGCGGAGCCACGGCGATGCAGCGGCGATCCGTTCCCATACTGTGCCTGCCCGGAAATCCGGTGAGCGTATTCGTTTCCATGCAGCTCTTCGCACTACCGCTGCTCGATAAGCTGTTGGGCCGCGCAGTCACCCCCTACGAGGAGATGTTCCAACCGGCGAGAGCCGCTGCGGGATGGGAGCGAAAGCCGGGCCGTGTCCAGTTCCTGCCCTGTGTACGGGTAGCCACAAAGGTGGGGTTCCCGGAGGGAAACGGTGCGGATTATCAAGCGGGAAACTACACGGAAAACCAAGCGGGAAGCGCCGCAAAGGATGGAACGGAAGATGAGGCGAAGCAGGCCGCGAAGGGCGGTATGAGAGACAGCACGGAAACCCCGGCAAACGGCCCGGTAGAAGGAACCGGCGGCTCGAAAGAAATACCCGGCCTTCCCCGCACCGCTCCCGCAGAAGAACAATCCGTCACCGAAGATCCGGCGGTTGCCGTGCAAATCGCGCATATGCCCCGCATCGCCCCCGCCACATCCGGCGGATCCGGATCACATTTGATAGGAAGTCTGCCACTGGCAACAGGTTTGGCCCGTGTGGCAGCTGATCGAGCATGCGTCGCGGCGGGTGACGACGTCGACGTTCTCTGGTTGAAAGCACAGCGGCGGTGA
- a CDS encoding MFS transporter, giving the protein MPKKRKGLLIAIAVILLELIAGMQTYLSQLILPIMAAEFGSQDYYGLVMGVASVASMVGLPVGAALLQRFRLPRLLLVLTAFLCAGAIISATSPNIGIYLIGQFIRGLSASCLAMASLGAVALGLSGRARQLTLAFSSASWVVASIVGPTYAAWATQLFSWRWAMLIYLPLLIAARFVVALNLDGKQTTRKAPIPFAQVLVLSVAVTLTVLPVAGALRGLCIAGGVALLLRASVALLPRGTFTAQVPRKRALAGMFFLTGAYFAANELVGLTAHDLYHAQAGTLGWILLAGGLTWAVMGVLCGIRPAGSPRSYRLRSGVGVALIALGAAAMVGMCIGISGTANATTVILVLWAVCGLGMGATYVDTLNIFFDEPAVDDGISMEQIAGASVMVESLSQAMFVPLTASTVAMGFSGGEPNATFYGLAWLFVLAGSVVAWMYLHATGPQVGAETR; this is encoded by the coding sequence GTGCCGAAGAAGCGTAAAGGCCTTCTTATCGCGATAGCCGTCATCCTTCTAGAGCTGATCGCGGGAATGCAGACCTATCTCAGCCAGTTGATCCTTCCGATTATGGCGGCCGAGTTCGGATCCCAGGACTACTACGGTCTGGTCATGGGGGTGGCCTCCGTGGCAAGCATGGTGGGACTACCCGTCGGGGCTGCGCTGCTGCAACGGTTTCGGCTTCCGAGGCTTCTTTTGGTACTCACCGCGTTTCTGTGCGCGGGAGCGATTATCAGTGCGACATCGCCCAATATCGGCATCTATCTGATCGGGCAGTTTATAAGAGGATTATCCGCCTCGTGCCTTGCCATGGCATCGCTGGGCGCTGTCGCTCTGGGGCTATCTGGCAGAGCGCGCCAGCTCACGCTTGCGTTTTCATCCGCTAGTTGGGTGGTGGCATCAATCGTCGGACCAACATACGCGGCCTGGGCAACACAACTGTTCTCCTGGCGATGGGCGATGCTGATCTACCTGCCCTTACTGATTGCGGCCAGGTTCGTGGTGGCATTGAACCTTGATGGCAAACAAACGACACGAAAAGCACCGATCCCCTTCGCACAAGTGCTGGTTCTATCTGTTGCTGTGACCCTGACCGTGTTGCCGGTGGCCGGGGCGCTGCGTGGCCTCTGCATTGCCGGGGGAGTCGCGCTTCTACTGCGGGCATCGGTTGCGCTTCTACCTCGCGGTACATTTACGGCCCAGGTGCCGCGCAAACGTGCACTGGCAGGAATGTTCTTTCTGACCGGGGCCTACTTTGCGGCGAATGAGCTGGTCGGGCTGACGGCGCATGATCTGTACCATGCGCAGGCCGGCACGCTGGGGTGGATTCTTCTAGCGGGAGGACTTACCTGGGCCGTGATGGGAGTGCTGTGCGGTATACGCCCGGCGGGATCGCCGCGGAGTTATCGGCTCCGCTCCGGGGTGGGCGTGGCACTTATCGCGCTCGGCGCCGCCGCTATGGTCGGAATGTGCATCGGCATTTCTGGCACGGCTAATGCCACAACTGTGATTCTCGTTTTATGGGCCGTGTGTGGTCTGGGTATGGGTGCCACCTACGTTGATACGCTCAACATCTTCTTTGACGAGCCGGCCGTTGACGACGGTATTTCCATGGAGCAGATCGCCGGAGCGTCCGTTATGGTCGAATCACTATCACAGGCGATGTTTGTTCCGCTGACGGCATCGACTGTCGCCATGGGATTCTCCGGCGGGGAACCGAATGCCACCTTCTATGGCCTCGCCTGGCTGTTCGTGCTCGCGGGAAGTGTGGTGGCGTGGATGTATTTACATGCCACCGGGCCGCAAGTAGGAGCGGAGACGCGTTGA